A window of Thalassophryne amazonica chromosome 21, fThaAma1.1, whole genome shotgun sequence contains these coding sequences:
- the akap12b gene encoding A-kinase anchor protein 12b isoform X1, which produces MGAESSAQRDRRSQEDASAEELKMEEKSVHDRKPLQKNGQISSMSSLNGHSEDNTLAEVGQPDGVSVAQKEETSEMTETNQEEVAPQLNGETLEKEKESPEADDSSAIEEKAAKEKPGDASEVGFKKIFRFVGFKFTLKKDKSEEKDPVKVLTVKDKEGEDVTDKRAEEESATADEKRTAEEKDVVTEVSTAEAGVSKDTDEAETDTSVAAETTTTEATAAEATDEGVKEEGPEKESESSPSPQENALSPIRKFFSGGLFSNLRKKTSIKKTKEEESKVVAAENETTKPEESDNAVAEEEGKVEETQEDKEEPSLAFEESKPEPTPDPEVTVETPAPTVTTAEETKPEEEKEDASVEADKTPVEVPCEAELQSSQEKVKAQGSPLKKLFTGAGLKKLSTKKQKPKKEAETKLAESGEQAAEQLQASSESTEGQKTDSGPSSPEESGEQVITVEVTQTESSQETEGEVPSDGEKKKEGIIAWSSFKKLVTPKKRVKRSSESEDETAGEKPGKSATLSSSESAALADKSGEEEAKAEKTTEEEPKTENTEKLVSSSEEPKKKMDTSVSWEALMCMGGTKRRTRRTSDSDDDETKIDEEAPSKPAGEGEQEGKTVEATVGSSQNTESDVEGVSSPEPLSTPPSTWDTLKRMVLPKNKAKSEEKTEESAEQVSSDSEAAKDESSFSLRKLFPGRRKKKAEKQASTEHGSGEEDSDTPAVVPLSEYDEQVDHEKEAAVEPVPVQIKVSAEDRSPSWVAATLEDVCDKHDQLSDIPEEVDNTVTPKSADTDAAEDETEDQDMESPKDPNQMGRRLSTAEVKPVAPTPTAETTPVAPEAKSESTEVVLESMQAHFSEIPSQTSVTVGNVPKEVLSEKTECELPTEEAKSTTNTILQLHPRDEAMAICTGLETKEISKVDLEEPAVPIVECVVVIRDALSTEVSVGETLGKPEEAIVTEDEVLNAPVYQVEISELEPAVETSAEEAVETQAATESFEPDIEKVAVVSSVVEESEVVQPTEVSDDSLKVVNPITPTSETFVCTENVEVNEPTVETKEVEVCVDQLAATEEHTPVKDVLQVTASEITTICKTTVAIAKETEPEIPVDVPSEEAPLIAETVVLIGPLSVEAHQLTNTDRVVVDQITTSEPSDTLVEVEEIKEELVAAVTAAATSTEKESEISVQTSEKIEHVEDDVEKVKDIELQSMVITQAVIDDAIVEVSEDIPERSAPAADVSTPVQVVATTEKEMETTTETPVITDTPVPVIYETPALPPKTPDSTQPLHVAMEIFDPIPLEVTNVLEAFVEDEKPEGGLKKAVEVKVSEECVVVEEVVELKAESETGEEEHIKDDAAVQQVEPDAADTREEVTTPMEENKEKVLDVHMPIQVVLQTAKMVEDTSVEEEAVVEINGGGPADCSAPAEHTAPKSDSLSTILEEPQTKASAEEAASTQEVFETEKAPSGKCAEVMAQVIEVIEEAVKQIEPVSSEVTTAS; this is translated from the exons CCTCTGCAGAAGAATGGACAAATCTCCAGCATGAGCAGTCTGAACGGACACTCCGAGGACAACACGCTGGCAGAAG TTGGTCAGCCAGATGGCGTGTCTGTGGCTCAGAAGGAGGAAACTTCTGAAATGACGGAAACCAACCAGGAAGAAGTGGCTCCTCAACTGAACGGCGAGACACTGGAGAAGGAGAAGGAGTCTCCTGAGGCCGATGACAGCTCTGCCATTGAAGAGAAAGCTGCCAAGGAGAAACCTGGTGATGCCAGTGAAGTAGGCTTCAAGAAGATCTTCCGTTTTGTGGGCTTTAAGTTCACACTGAAGAAGGACAAAAGTGAGGAAAAAGATCCTGTGAAGGTCCTGACAGTCAAAGATAAGGAAGGAGAAGATGTTACTGACAAACGAGCTGAAGAGGAGTCTGCTACGGCTGATGAGAAGCGCACAGCCGAAGAAAAGGATGTTGTCACAGAGGTCTCTACTGCTGAGGCTGGAGTTTCTAAAGACACTGATGAGGCTGAAACTGACACTAGTGTCGCTGCAGAAACCACCACAACCGAAGCTACTGCAGCTGAAGCCACTGATGAAGGCGTGAAGGAAGAAGGTCCTGAAAAGGAATCAGAGTCAAGTCCATCACCTCAAGAGAATGCACTTTCCCCAATCAGGAAGTTCTTTAGTGGAGGACTTTTCTCTAATCTGCGAAAGAAAACCAGTATCAAgaagacaaaagaggaagaaagcAAGGTTGTAGCAGCTGAAAATGAGACAACTAAGCCAGAAGAAAGTGATAATGCTGTGGCAGAAGAGGAGGGAAAAGTTGAAGAAACACAAGAGGACAAGGAGGAGCCATCACTGGCCTTTGAGGAATCAAAACCAGAACCTACCCCAGACCCCGAGGTTACAGTTGAAACCCCTGCACCTACAGTAACTACTGCTGAGGAGACCAAGCCAGAAGAGGAAAAGGAAGATGCTAGTGTGGAAGCAGACAAGACTCCAGTGGAGGTACCATGCGAGGCTGAGCTGCAGTCATCACAGGAGAAGGTCAAGGCCCAGGGGAGCCCCCTAAAGAAGCTCTTCACTGGAGCAGGCTTGAAGAAACTTTCAACTAAGAAACAGAAGCCCAAGAAAGAAGCTGAGACAAAGTTGGCTGAGTCTGGGGAGCAGGCAGCTGAGCAGCTTCAAGCCTCATCTGAGTCCACAGAGGGTCAAAAAACAGACAGTGGGCCTTCATCTCCAGAGGAGTCAGGAGAGCAAGTTATCACTGTGGAGGTGACGCAGACTGAGTCGAGCCAAGAAACTGAAGGAGAAGTGCCCTCTGATGGAGAAAAGAAAAAGGAGGGCATCATTGCTTGGTCCTCTTTCAAAAAACTGGTTACGCCAAAAAAGCGAGTCAAGAGGTCCTCTGAGAGTGAAGATGAAACTGCGGGAGAAAAGCCGGGCAAGTCAGCTACCCTGTCCTCCTCGGAGAGTGCCGCCTTAGCGGATAAGAGTggcgaagaggaggccaaggcggAGAAGACCACAGAGGAAGAGCCAAAGACTGAAAACACAGAGAAACTGGTCAGCAGCAGTGAGGAACCCAAAAAGAAGATGGACACATCTGTCTCCTGGGAGGCACTAATGTGTATGGGTGGAACCAAAAGGAGGACAAGGAGGACCtctgattctgatgatgatgagacCAAGATTGATGAGGAAGCACCATCAAAACCAGCAGGGGAAGGAGAGCAGGAGGGCAAAACTGTTGAGGCCACTGTTGGTTCTTCCCAAAATACTGAGAGTGATGTTGAAGGAGTTTCCTCCCCTGAACCATTGAGCACCCCACCATCCACATGGGACACACTGAAGCGTATGGTCTTACCTAAGAACAAGGCTAAAAGCGAGGAAAAGACCGAGGAGAGTGCAGAACAAGTCAGTTCAGACAGCGAAGCGGCGAAAGACGAGTCATCGTTCTCTCTGAGAAAACTGTTCCCTGGACGGCGAAAGAAGAAAGCCGAAAAACAAGCTTCTACGGAACACGGCTCAGGTGAAGAGGACTCTGACACTCCAGCGGTTGTGCCACTCTCCGAGTACGACGAGCAAGTTGATCATGAAAAAGAGGCGGCAGTGGAACCGGTGCCGGTCCAGATTAAAGTGTCTGCTGAAGACAGGTCCCCTTCATGGGTTGCAGCCACGCTTGAAGATGTTTGTGATAAACATGATCAGTTAAGTGACATACCAGAGGAGGTAGATAACACTGTTACTCCAAAGTCTGCTGACACCGATGCTGCGGAGGATGAAACCGAAGATCAGGATATGGAGTCCCCAAAGGATCCAAACCAAATGGGGCGGAGATTATCCACGGCTGAAGTAAAACCTGTAGCTCCTACTCCAACTGCAGAGACCACACCTGTAGCCCCAGAAGCCAAATCAGAAAGTACCGAAGTAGTTTTGGAAAGTATGCAGGCACACTTCAGTGAAATTCCATCCCAGACGTCTGTAACTGTTGGAAACGTGCCAAAAGAAGTACTGTCCGAAAAGACAGAGTGTGAGCTACCAACTGAGGAAGCCAAGTCCACTACAAATACCATCCTGCAGCTGCACCCTCGTGATGAGGCCATGGCTATCTGTACTGGCTTAGAAACCAAGGAGATCAGCAAAGTAGACCTGGAGGAACCTGCAGTACCCATCGTAGAGTGTGTCGTTGTGATCCGTGATGCTCTAAGCACAGAGGTTTCAGTGGGAGAAACGTTAGGAAAGCCAGAGGAGGCCATTGTAACAGAAGATGAGGTGCTTAATGCCCCAGTGTACCAAGTGGAAATCAGTGAGCTTGAGCCTGCTGTGGAAACATCAGCAGAAGAAGCAGTAGAAACTCAAGCTGCGACTGAAAGCTTTGAGCCCGATATTGAAAAGGTGGCAGTAGTCAGCTCCGTTGTGGAGGAGTCCGAAGTTGTTCAGCCCACCGAGGTGAGTGACGATTCTCTAAAAGTTGTAAACCCAATTACACCAACATCGGAAACATTTGTCTGCACTGAGAATGTAGAAGTCAACGAGCCAACTGTAGAAACCAAAGAAGTGGAAGTGTGCGTGGACCAGCTTGCTGCCACTGAAGAGCATACTCCAGTAAAAGACGTACTTCAGGTAACGGCTTCAGAAATTACAACCATTTGCAAAACCACAGTCGCCATCGCTAAGGAAACTGAGCCAGAAATCCCTGTAGATGTACCAAGTGAGGAGGCTCCTCTCATTGCGGAAACAGTGGTCCTTATTGGCCCACTCAGTGTGGAGGCTCACCAACTGACAAACACAGACCGTGTGGTTGTGGACCAAATAACAACTTCAGAACCTTCTGATACGCTAGTGGAGGTGGAAGAAATCAAAGAGGAACTTGTGGCTGCAGTGACTGCTGCTGCCACTTCCACTGAAAAAGAGTCGGAGATCAGTGTGCAGACCAGCGAGAAGATTGAGCATGTCGAGGATGATGTGGAGAAGGTCAAAGACATTGAGTTGCAGAGCATGGTCATTACCCAGGCTGTCATCGATGATGCCATAGTTGAAGTGTCAGAAGACATACCCGAACGCAGTGCCCCCGCAGCTGATGTCTCAACTCCAGTCCAGGTGGTcgcaacaacagaaaaggaaatggaaacaacaacagagaccccagtgATCACCGACACCCCTGTTCCTGTCATCTACGAAACCCCAGCTCTGCCCCCCAAGACGCCGGACTCCACTCAACCTCTTCATGTTGCCATGGAGATCTTTGACCCAATTCCACTTGAGGTAACAAATGTGCTTGAAGCGTTTGTAGAAGACGAGAAACCAGAGGGAGGATTGAAGAAAGCAGTAGAGGTCAAAGTAAGTGAAGAATGCGTCGTCGTGGAAGAAGTTGTAGAGTTGAAGGCAGAGAGTGAGACAGGTGAAGAGGAACACATCAAAGACGATGCAGCGGTTCAGCAAGTTGAACCAGATGCAGCTGATACACGTGAAGAAGTGACAACGCCAATGGAGGAGAACAAAGAGAAAGTGCTTGATGTTCATATGCCCATCCAGGTGGTGCTGCAGACGGCGAAGATGGTTGAAGATACTTCAGTAGAAGAGGAGGCTGTGGTAGAGATCAACGGTGGTGGACCTGCAGACTGCAGCGCGCCGGCGGAACACACCGCTCCAAAGTCAGACAGCCTGTCTACAATTTTGGAAGAACCTCAAACAAAAGCTTCAGCTGAGGAGGCAGCTTCTACCCAAGAGGTCTTCGAGACGGAGAAGGCGCCGTCGGGAAAGTGTGCAGAAGTGATGGCGCAGGTGATCGAGGTGATCGAGGAGGCTGTGAAGCAGATCGAGCCCGTGTCCTCGGAGGTCACGACGGCATCATGA
- the akap12b gene encoding A-kinase anchor protein 12b isoform X3, giving the protein MLGTITLTVGQPDGVSVAQKEETSEMTETNQEEVAPQLNGETLEKEKESPEADDSSAIEEKAAKEKPGDASEVGFKKIFRFVGFKFTLKKDKSEEKDPVKVLTVKDKEGEDVTDKRAEEESATADEKRTAEEKDVVTEVSTAEAGVSKDTDEAETDTSVAAETTTTEATAAEATDEGVKEEGPEKESESSPSPQENALSPIRKFFSGGLFSNLRKKTSIKKTKEEESKVVAAENETTKPEESDNAVAEEEGKVEETQEDKEEPSLAFEESKPEPTPDPEVTVETPAPTVTTAEETKPEEEKEDASVEADKTPVEVPCEAELQSSQEKVKAQGSPLKKLFTGAGLKKLSTKKQKPKKEAETKLAESGEQAAEQLQASSESTEGQKTDSGPSSPEESGEQVITVEVTQTESSQETEGEVPSDGEKKKEGIIAWSSFKKLVTPKKRVKRSSESEDETAGEKPGKSATLSSSESAALADKSGEEEAKAEKTTEEEPKTENTEKLVSSSEEPKKKMDTSVSWEALMCMGGTKRRTRRTSDSDDDETKIDEEAPSKPAGEGEQEGKTVEATVGSSQNTESDVEGVSSPEPLSTPPSTWDTLKRMVLPKNKAKSEEKTEESAEQVSSDSEAAKDESSFSLRKLFPGRRKKKAEKQASTEHGSGEEDSDTPAVVPLSEYDEQVDHEKEAAVEPVPVQIKVSAEDRSPSWVAATLEDVCDKHDQLSDIPEEVDNTVTPKSADTDAAEDETEDQDMESPKDPNQMGRRLSTAEVKPVAPTPTAETTPVAPEAKSESTEVVLESMQAHFSEIPSQTSVTVGNVPKEVLSEKTECELPTEEAKSTTNTILQLHPRDEAMAICTGLETKEISKVDLEEPAVPIVECVVVIRDALSTEVSVGETLGKPEEAIVTEDEVLNAPVYQVEISELEPAVETSAEEAVETQAATESFEPDIEKVAVVSSVVEESEVVQPTEVSDDSLKVVNPITPTSETFVCTENVEVNEPTVETKEVEVCVDQLAATEEHTPVKDVLQVTASEITTICKTTVAIAKETEPEIPVDVPSEEAPLIAETVVLIGPLSVEAHQLTNTDRVVVDQITTSEPSDTLVEVEEIKEELVAAVTAAATSTEKESEISVQTSEKIEHVEDDVEKVKDIELQSMVITQAVIDDAIVEVSEDIPERSAPAADVSTPVQVVATTEKEMETTTETPVITDTPVPVIYETPALPPKTPDSTQPLHVAMEIFDPIPLEVTNVLEAFVEDEKPEGGLKKAVEVKVSEECVVVEEVVELKAESETGEEEHIKDDAAVQQVEPAPMEENKEKVLDVHMPIQVVLQTAKMVEDTSVEEEAVVEINGGGPADCSAPAEHTAPKSDSLSTILEEPQTKASAEEAASTQEVFETEKAPSGKCAEVMAQVIEVIEEAVKQIEPVSSEVTTAS; this is encoded by the exons ATGCTTGGAACAATTACTCTCACAG TTGGTCAGCCAGATGGCGTGTCTGTGGCTCAGAAGGAGGAAACTTCTGAAATGACGGAAACCAACCAGGAAGAAGTGGCTCCTCAACTGAACGGCGAGACACTGGAGAAGGAGAAGGAGTCTCCTGAGGCCGATGACAGCTCTGCCATTGAAGAGAAAGCTGCCAAGGAGAAACCTGGTGATGCCAGTGAAGTAGGCTTCAAGAAGATCTTCCGTTTTGTGGGCTTTAAGTTCACACTGAAGAAGGACAAAAGTGAGGAAAAAGATCCTGTGAAGGTCCTGACAGTCAAAGATAAGGAAGGAGAAGATGTTACTGACAAACGAGCTGAAGAGGAGTCTGCTACGGCTGATGAGAAGCGCACAGCCGAAGAAAAGGATGTTGTCACAGAGGTCTCTACTGCTGAGGCTGGAGTTTCTAAAGACACTGATGAGGCTGAAACTGACACTAGTGTCGCTGCAGAAACCACCACAACCGAAGCTACTGCAGCTGAAGCCACTGATGAAGGCGTGAAGGAAGAAGGTCCTGAAAAGGAATCAGAGTCAAGTCCATCACCTCAAGAGAATGCACTTTCCCCAATCAGGAAGTTCTTTAGTGGAGGACTTTTCTCTAATCTGCGAAAGAAAACCAGTATCAAgaagacaaaagaggaagaaagcAAGGTTGTAGCAGCTGAAAATGAGACAACTAAGCCAGAAGAAAGTGATAATGCTGTGGCAGAAGAGGAGGGAAAAGTTGAAGAAACACAAGAGGACAAGGAGGAGCCATCACTGGCCTTTGAGGAATCAAAACCAGAACCTACCCCAGACCCCGAGGTTACAGTTGAAACCCCTGCACCTACAGTAACTACTGCTGAGGAGACCAAGCCAGAAGAGGAAAAGGAAGATGCTAGTGTGGAAGCAGACAAGACTCCAGTGGAGGTACCATGCGAGGCTGAGCTGCAGTCATCACAGGAGAAGGTCAAGGCCCAGGGGAGCCCCCTAAAGAAGCTCTTCACTGGAGCAGGCTTGAAGAAACTTTCAACTAAGAAACAGAAGCCCAAGAAAGAAGCTGAGACAAAGTTGGCTGAGTCTGGGGAGCAGGCAGCTGAGCAGCTTCAAGCCTCATCTGAGTCCACAGAGGGTCAAAAAACAGACAGTGGGCCTTCATCTCCAGAGGAGTCAGGAGAGCAAGTTATCACTGTGGAGGTGACGCAGACTGAGTCGAGCCAAGAAACTGAAGGAGAAGTGCCCTCTGATGGAGAAAAGAAAAAGGAGGGCATCATTGCTTGGTCCTCTTTCAAAAAACTGGTTACGCCAAAAAAGCGAGTCAAGAGGTCCTCTGAGAGTGAAGATGAAACTGCGGGAGAAAAGCCGGGCAAGTCAGCTACCCTGTCCTCCTCGGAGAGTGCCGCCTTAGCGGATAAGAGTggcgaagaggaggccaaggcggAGAAGACCACAGAGGAAGAGCCAAAGACTGAAAACACAGAGAAACTGGTCAGCAGCAGTGAGGAACCCAAAAAGAAGATGGACACATCTGTCTCCTGGGAGGCACTAATGTGTATGGGTGGAACCAAAAGGAGGACAAGGAGGACCtctgattctgatgatgatgagacCAAGATTGATGAGGAAGCACCATCAAAACCAGCAGGGGAAGGAGAGCAGGAGGGCAAAACTGTTGAGGCCACTGTTGGTTCTTCCCAAAATACTGAGAGTGATGTTGAAGGAGTTTCCTCCCCTGAACCATTGAGCACCCCACCATCCACATGGGACACACTGAAGCGTATGGTCTTACCTAAGAACAAGGCTAAAAGCGAGGAAAAGACCGAGGAGAGTGCAGAACAAGTCAGTTCAGACAGCGAAGCGGCGAAAGACGAGTCATCGTTCTCTCTGAGAAAACTGTTCCCTGGACGGCGAAAGAAGAAAGCCGAAAAACAAGCTTCTACGGAACACGGCTCAGGTGAAGAGGACTCTGACACTCCAGCGGTTGTGCCACTCTCCGAGTACGACGAGCAAGTTGATCATGAAAAAGAGGCGGCAGTGGAACCGGTGCCGGTCCAGATTAAAGTGTCTGCTGAAGACAGGTCCCCTTCATGGGTTGCAGCCACGCTTGAAGATGTTTGTGATAAACATGATCAGTTAAGTGACATACCAGAGGAGGTAGATAACACTGTTACTCCAAAGTCTGCTGACACCGATGCTGCGGAGGATGAAACCGAAGATCAGGATATGGAGTCCCCAAAGGATCCAAACCAAATGGGGCGGAGATTATCCACGGCTGAAGTAAAACCTGTAGCTCCTACTCCAACTGCAGAGACCACACCTGTAGCCCCAGAAGCCAAATCAGAAAGTACCGAAGTAGTTTTGGAAAGTATGCAGGCACACTTCAGTGAAATTCCATCCCAGACGTCTGTAACTGTTGGAAACGTGCCAAAAGAAGTACTGTCCGAAAAGACAGAGTGTGAGCTACCAACTGAGGAAGCCAAGTCCACTACAAATACCATCCTGCAGCTGCACCCTCGTGATGAGGCCATGGCTATCTGTACTGGCTTAGAAACCAAGGAGATCAGCAAAGTAGACCTGGAGGAACCTGCAGTACCCATCGTAGAGTGTGTCGTTGTGATCCGTGATGCTCTAAGCACAGAGGTTTCAGTGGGAGAAACGTTAGGAAAGCCAGAGGAGGCCATTGTAACAGAAGATGAGGTGCTTAATGCCCCAGTGTACCAAGTGGAAATCAGTGAGCTTGAGCCTGCTGTGGAAACATCAGCAGAAGAAGCAGTAGAAACTCAAGCTGCGACTGAAAGCTTTGAGCCCGATATTGAAAAGGTGGCAGTAGTCAGCTCCGTTGTGGAGGAGTCCGAAGTTGTTCAGCCCACCGAGGTGAGTGACGATTCTCTAAAAGTTGTAAACCCAATTACACCAACATCGGAAACATTTGTCTGCACTGAGAATGTAGAAGTCAACGAGCCAACTGTAGAAACCAAAGAAGTGGAAGTGTGCGTGGACCAGCTTGCTGCCACTGAAGAGCATACTCCAGTAAAAGACGTACTTCAGGTAACGGCTTCAGAAATTACAACCATTTGCAAAACCACAGTCGCCATCGCTAAGGAAACTGAGCCAGAAATCCCTGTAGATGTACCAAGTGAGGAGGCTCCTCTCATTGCGGAAACAGTGGTCCTTATTGGCCCACTCAGTGTGGAGGCTCACCAACTGACAAACACAGACCGTGTGGTTGTGGACCAAATAACAACTTCAGAACCTTCTGATACGCTAGTGGAGGTGGAAGAAATCAAAGAGGAACTTGTGGCTGCAGTGACTGCTGCTGCCACTTCCACTGAAAAAGAGTCGGAGATCAGTGTGCAGACCAGCGAGAAGATTGAGCATGTCGAGGATGATGTGGAGAAGGTCAAAGACATTGAGTTGCAGAGCATGGTCATTACCCAGGCTGTCATCGATGATGCCATAGTTGAAGTGTCAGAAGACATACCCGAACGCAGTGCCCCCGCAGCTGATGTCTCAACTCCAGTCCAGGTGGTcgcaacaacagaaaaggaaatggaaacaacaacagagaccccagtgATCACCGACACCCCTGTTCCTGTCATCTACGAAACCCCAGCTCTGCCCCCCAAGACGCCGGACTCCACTCAACCTCTTCATGTTGCCATGGAGATCTTTGACCCAATTCCACTTGAGGTAACAAATGTGCTTGAAGCGTTTGTAGAAGACGAGAAACCAGAGGGAGGATTGAAGAAAGCAGTAGAGGTCAAAGTAAGTGAAGAATGCGTCGTCGTGGAAGAAGTTGTAGAGTTGAAGGCAGAGAGTGAGACAGGTGAAGAGGAACACATCAAAGACGATGCAGCGGTTCAGCAAGTTGAACCAG CGCCAATGGAGGAGAACAAAGAGAAAGTGCTTGATGTTCATATGCCCATCCAGGTGGTGCTGCAGACGGCGAAGATGGTTGAAGATACTTCAGTAGAAGAGGAGGCTGTGGTAGAGATCAACGGTGGTGGACCTGCAGACTGCAGCGCGCCGGCGGAACACACCGCTCCAAAGTCAGACAGCCTGTCTACAATTTTGGAAGAACCTCAAACAAAAGCTTCAGCTGAGGAGGCAGCTTCTACCCAAGAGGTCTTCGAGACGGAGAAGGCGCCGTCGGGAAAGTGTGCAGAAGTGATGGCGCAGGTGATCGAGGTGATCGAGGAGGCTGTGAAGCAGATCGAGCCCGTGTCCTCGGAGGTCACGACGGCATCATGA